One window of Gemmatimonas sp. UBA7669 genomic DNA carries:
- a CDS encoding bifunctional helix-turn-helix transcriptional regulator/GNAT family N-acetyltransferase, whose product MLTPEARFRRFARAVTTEVGALDQSFLGRGRPLGAARVLNAVGHGLKDVAVLRQYLRLDSGLMSRLLRSLEDEGLVAVVADAQDGRRRTVALTAAGRREFRAYETLSNARARAALARYPHRERFLAALDLVATVLAADRVVIETADPDDETAQYCLAEYYAEVNARFANGFDVAQSVPPSRASLVAPLGTFLVAMSDGLPLGCVCVVGDGGATAEIKRLWVAPAARGLGLGRRLMEQAEDAARTLGIHTLRLDTNEALTEARALYERSGWVQIPRYNENPYAHWFFEKTLARRSARRAK is encoded by the coding sequence ATGCTCACCCCCGAAGCCCGCTTCCGCCGATTTGCCCGCGCCGTGACCACCGAAGTCGGGGCGCTCGACCAATCCTTCCTTGGCCGTGGCCGCCCGCTGGGCGCCGCCCGCGTACTCAACGCGGTTGGCCACGGCCTCAAAGATGTGGCCGTGCTTCGACAGTATCTGCGCCTCGACTCAGGCCTCATGAGTCGTTTGCTGCGCAGTCTCGAGGATGAGGGTCTGGTTGCCGTAGTGGCCGATGCACAGGACGGTCGCCGGCGCACCGTGGCGCTCACTGCCGCCGGACGGCGCGAGTTCCGCGCCTATGAAACGCTGTCCAATGCCCGCGCGCGGGCCGCCCTCGCGCGCTATCCGCATCGCGAGCGCTTCCTTGCGGCGCTGGATCTGGTGGCGACCGTACTGGCTGCCGATCGGGTGGTCATCGAAACGGCGGATCCGGATGACGAGACGGCGCAATACTGTCTGGCGGAGTATTACGCCGAGGTCAACGCACGATTCGCAAACGGCTTTGATGTGGCGCAGTCCGTGCCGCCGTCCCGTGCGTCCCTCGTTGCGCCGCTGGGCACGTTTCTGGTGGCGATGTCCGACGGCCTGCCGCTCGGTTGTGTATGTGTTGTTGGAGACGGCGGTGCCACCGCGGAGATCAAGCGCCTCTGGGTGGCACCAGCGGCGCGCGGCCTTGGCCTCGGACGCCGTCTCATGGAGCAGGCCGAGGATGCCGCACGCACGCTGGGTATTCACACGCTGCGGCTCGACACCAACGAGGCACTCACCGAGGCCCGGGCGCTGTACGAGCGCAGCGGCTGGGTGCAGATCCCGCGCTACAACGAGAATCCGTACGCGCACTGGTTCTTCGAGAAGACGCTGGCGCGACGCAGTGCACGTCGGGCGAAATGA
- a CDS encoding multicopper oxidase domain-containing protein has translation MFHKPAALLLFALTTLLQSDADLTLRPAVHKGSDVPLATPEQYRRAAGHVVNDTLVVTLESRLVRWQPQGTGHADVAAFTFAEPGVEPRVPGPMLRHVEGGVVRLTLRNTLEKRMVVRGLTGRAQGNLEDSVAVLPGRDTTVTFSVGAPGAHFYWGRTTPTVRHRVAPIPDWMWSGEAEEGPFLGALVVDAKGTVPDPRERTFVINRWLDEYAPGLTDTVDWKITMNGGSFPNTEPLSYTVGDSVRWRVINASLTSHPMHLHGFYFRVTGKGNPASWRDVPQAEQHDVVTELLTAGESMTMAWVPERPGNWLFHCHLTRHMTSVQDFPVANNAGREAAPHAMTSHSMAGHNMAGLVMGITVRAAPGALAAREEARAAGRGAAPANERRLTLFAQTRTGVFDSTPGFAFVLQRGAQRPARDSITVPSQPLLLARGQPVRIAVHNRITSPLSVHWHGMELESWFDGVGSFSGMGTRLRAPIAPRDSFVVRFTPPRAGTFMIHTHDEAGDELASGLYSAMLVLENPATYNPRRDHVVLLATHGPGYLGRVAVNGRHEPEPLTLDVGATHRLRFASIPSNERVEVSLVKRGADTTMAVQEWQLLAVDGADLPANQQRTVKATRRFGAGMTLDVAFTMPNEEGLALRVRMAPYEAFDFPGSTVFVPIVPRASR, from the coding sequence ATGTTCCACAAGCCGGCCGCTCTGCTCCTGTTCGCGCTGACGACGCTCCTGCAGTCTGACGCGGACCTCACGCTCCGTCCGGCGGTGCACAAGGGCAGCGACGTGCCGCTGGCGACGCCGGAGCAGTATCGCCGCGCCGCGGGGCACGTGGTGAACGACACGCTTGTCGTCACGCTCGAGTCGAGGTTGGTACGCTGGCAGCCACAGGGAACGGGCCACGCAGATGTCGCAGCGTTCACCTTTGCCGAGCCCGGGGTGGAACCGCGAGTGCCAGGTCCCATGCTCAGACATGTGGAAGGAGGCGTGGTGCGCCTCACACTGCGCAACACGCTCGAGAAGCGCATGGTGGTGCGTGGCCTTACGGGGCGTGCGCAGGGCAACCTGGAAGACTCGGTCGCGGTGCTGCCGGGCCGAGACACCACCGTCACCTTCTCGGTGGGCGCGCCGGGCGCGCATTTCTACTGGGGACGCACCACACCCACCGTACGGCATCGTGTGGCGCCCATTCCCGACTGGATGTGGAGTGGTGAAGCTGAAGAGGGACCTTTCCTAGGCGCGCTGGTGGTGGATGCCAAGGGAACGGTCCCCGATCCGCGCGAACGCACTTTTGTCATCAATCGCTGGCTCGATGAGTACGCGCCCGGCCTCACGGACACGGTCGATTGGAAGATCACCATGAACGGCGGCAGCTTCCCCAACACCGAGCCGTTGTCTTACACTGTGGGCGATTCTGTGCGATGGCGTGTCATCAATGCCTCGCTTACATCGCATCCCATGCATTTGCACGGGTTCTACTTCCGTGTTACCGGCAAGGGCAACCCGGCGTCGTGGCGCGACGTGCCGCAGGCCGAGCAGCATGATGTGGTCACTGAGCTGTTGACCGCCGGGGAATCCATGACCATGGCCTGGGTGCCCGAGCGCCCGGGCAACTGGCTGTTTCATTGTCATCTCACGCGGCACATGACGTCGGTGCAGGATTTTCCGGTGGCCAACAACGCCGGACGCGAGGCGGCGCCGCATGCCATGACCAGCCACAGTATGGCCGGGCACAACATGGCGGGTCTCGTCATGGGCATCACGGTGCGCGCCGCACCCGGTGCGTTGGCGGCGCGCGAGGAAGCCCGCGCGGCGGGTCGTGGCGCAGCGCCGGCCAACGAACGCCGACTGACGCTGTTTGCGCAGACCCGCACCGGCGTGTTCGACAGCACGCCGGGGTTTGCCTTTGTCCTGCAGCGCGGCGCACAGCGACCGGCGCGCGATTCCATCACCGTGCCCAGTCAACCGCTGCTGCTCGCGCGAGGACAGCCGGTGCGCATCGCCGTACACAACCGCATCACGTCGCCGCTGTCGGTGCATTGGCACGGCATGGAACTCGAGAGCTGGTTCGATGGTGTGGGTTCATTCAGCGGCATGGGCACTCGCCTGCGTGCGCCCATCGCGCCGCGCGACTCGTTTGTGGTGCGCTTCACACCGCCGCGCGCCGGCACCTTCATGATTCATACCCACGACGAAGCAGGCGATGAACTGGCGTCGGGCCTGTACAGCGCCATGTTGGTGCTCGAGAATCCCGCCACGTACAACCCGCGGCGCGATCACGTGGTGCTGCTGGCCACGCATGGCCCCGGCTACTTGGGGCGCGTGGCCGTAAACGGCAGGCATGAGCCGGAGCCTCTCACACTCGATGTCGGTGCCACTCACCGTCTGCGCTTTGCGAGCATTCCCAGCAACGAGCGAGTGGAGGTGTCGCTGGTGAAACGGGGTGCCGACACCACGATGGCCGTGCAGGAGTGGCAACTGCTCGCGGTGGACGGCGCCGACCTGCCGGCCAATCAGCAGCGCACCGTCAAAGCCACACGACGCTTTGGCGCCGGCATGACGCTGGATGTGGCCTTCACCATGCCCAATGAAGAAGGGCTAGCGCTGCGCGTGCGCATGGCGCCGTATGAGGCGTTTGACTTCCCGGGCAGCACGGTCTTCGTGCCCATCGTACCGCGCGCATCACGATGA
- a CDS encoding N-acyl-D-amino-acid deacylase family protein — MNKRSTEPNRTRRDLLKAGAIAAASLSAPSILLAGAPYVPSRRAYDLVLRGGAVLDGSGTPARRLDIAVTAGRIVAMQPAVADRGTEEIDARGMTVAPGFIDIHSHGDGGLRDDPRMESVIRQGITSIVVGADGSSRFSGDAGNSFAAWEARTNALRPSVNIASMIGLGTVRGAVVGESDRRASASEMARMTAMVERAVSEGACGASSGLEYTPGAFASESELVALCRPLSARGLSYATHMRNEDDQLLESIDESIAVARGARCGLQVSHLKQQGTRNWSKIDACFARLRAARAEGIAAWFDVYPYVAYATGLTNLFPTWSRDGGDAAFLARLADPATAPRIRQEVLAKVELIGGWDNVQISRVARAEDRDAEGKRLGTWAAAQQQDPYEAVVGLLRRNNTDVGMLGFAMSEDNLDRLLAHEFSMVCSDGGGFAIDGPTRRGSPHPRGAGTFPRVLGRYVRERRALSLEQAVHRMTARPASRVRLSDRGLLAVGMAADIVVFDPATVSDTATFANPFQYPVGIVHVVVNGYWSLRNGERPGDGTGRVLRVAS; from the coding sequence GTGAACAAACGCAGCACAGAACCGAATCGCACGCGCCGTGACCTGCTCAAGGCAGGCGCGATAGCTGCAGCATCGCTTTCAGCTCCATCCATCCTGCTGGCGGGTGCGCCCTACGTGCCATCGCGACGCGCGTACGACCTCGTATTGCGCGGAGGTGCGGTGCTCGATGGCAGCGGCACCCCAGCGCGTCGTCTCGATATCGCCGTCACCGCCGGCCGCATCGTGGCCATGCAGCCTGCCGTCGCTGATCGCGGGACCGAGGAAATCGACGCACGCGGCATGACGGTGGCGCCCGGCTTCATCGACATCCATTCGCATGGTGACGGTGGGCTGCGCGATGACCCGCGCATGGAGAGTGTCATTCGTCAGGGCATCACCAGCATCGTGGTGGGCGCCGACGGCAGTTCGCGTTTCAGCGGTGACGCCGGCAACTCGTTTGCCGCATGGGAAGCACGCACCAACGCGCTGCGCCCCTCGGTGAACATCGCCAGCATGATCGGGCTCGGCACCGTGCGTGGTGCCGTGGTGGGCGAGTCAGATCGCAGGGCCAGCGCATCCGAGATGGCGCGCATGACCGCCATGGTGGAACGCGCAGTGTCCGAGGGCGCCTGTGGCGCCAGCTCCGGCCTTGAGTACACACCGGGCGCGTTTGCCAGCGAGAGTGAGTTGGTGGCACTCTGTCGTCCATTGAGTGCGCGTGGCTTGAGTTACGCCACACACATGCGAAACGAGGACGATCAGCTGCTCGAGTCCATCGACGAGTCCATTGCCGTGGCCCGCGGCGCGCGCTGCGGCCTGCAGGTATCACATCTCAAGCAGCAAGGCACACGCAACTGGAGCAAGATCGACGCCTGCTTTGCGCGATTGCGCGCCGCGCGAGCCGAAGGCATTGCCGCCTGGTTCGACGTGTATCCCTATGTGGCCTACGCCACCGGACTCACCAACCTCTTTCCCACCTGGTCCAGAGACGGCGGTGACGCCGCCTTTCTTGCGCGCCTCGCGGACCCGGCGACTGCCCCACGCATTCGTCAGGAGGTGCTCGCCAAGGTGGAGCTCATCGGTGGCTGGGACAATGTGCAGATCTCACGGGTGGCCCGAGCTGAAGACCGCGATGCTGAAGGCAAACGATTGGGCACCTGGGCCGCCGCGCAGCAGCAGGACCCGTACGAAGCCGTCGTTGGACTGCTGCGGCGTAACAACACCGATGTCGGCATGCTGGGCTTCGCCATGAGCGAGGACAATCTCGACCGGCTGCTGGCACACGAGTTCTCCATGGTGTGTTCCGATGGCGGCGGCTTTGCCATTGACGGACCTACGCGTCGTGGCAGTCCGCATCCGCGTGGCGCTGGCACCTTTCCGCGCGTGCTTGGTCGCTATGTGCGCGAGCGTCGCGCGCTGTCACTGGAGCAGGCGGTGCACCGTATGACTGCACGTCCGGCATCGCGTGTGCGCCTCAGCGATCGGGGGCTGTTGGCCGTTGGCATGGCGGCGGACATCGTGGTCTTTGATCCGGCCACCGTGTCCGACACGGCTACCTTTGCCAATCCGTTCCAGTATCCCGTGGGCATTGTGCACGTGGTCGTGAACGGCTACTGGTCGCTGCGCAATGGAGAACGACCTGGCGATGGCACGGGACGCGTGCTGCGCGTGGCAAGTTGA
- a CDS encoding Gar/GrdA family gentamicin resistance ATP-binding protein (provides resistance to garosamine-containing aminoglycosides such as gentamicin), giving the protein MIIVLNGPLGIGKSTLAEALHEQLESSVMLDGDHVVALNPPPDDEVAYLHDTLALLIAHHQRAGYRHAVINHYWSAPEQLDDLRSRLRRVDDDAELRCFLLTLPEAENLRRIARRQQARALDEVEFERETVAAERAVLYAHAGSGLGEPFDVSDPPEMLVARLLELLNLG; this is encoded by the coding sequence GTGATCATCGTTCTCAACGGCCCACTTGGTATTGGCAAATCCACACTCGCCGAGGCGCTGCACGAGCAGCTCGAGTCTTCCGTGATGCTCGACGGCGATCACGTCGTGGCGCTCAATCCGCCGCCAGACGACGAGGTGGCTTACCTGCATGACACGCTGGCCCTGCTGATCGCGCATCACCAACGTGCGGGCTACCGGCACGCGGTCATCAATCACTACTGGAGTGCGCCCGAGCAGTTGGACGATTTGCGGAGCCGACTGCGCAGGGTGGACGATGACGCCGAGCTGCGCTGCTTCCTGCTCACGCTGCCTGAAGCGGAGAACCTGCGCCGCATCGCGCGAAGGCAGCAGGCTCGCGCACTCGATGAGGTGGAATTCGAACGCGAAACCGTTGCCGCGGAACGTGCGGTCCTGTACGCACACGCAGGCTCGGGACTGGGCGAGCCGTTCGATGTGTCCGATCCGCCAGAGATGCTGGTGGCCAGACTGCTCGAACTGCTGAATCTGGGCTGA
- a CDS encoding WD40/YVTN/BNR-like repeat-containing protein — MIRRRLRHLLPLSLLLLAAQDAPAQLAPSALDSAYQPLKWRSIGPFRGGRSVAASGVVGNDKVYYMGTTGGGLWKTENMGISWRNISDGFFTTATIGAIAVAESDVNVVYVGSGEHAVRGVMTHSGDGMYRSTDAGKTWKKIGLDSTRHIARIVVHPKNPDVLLVAAQGALYAPNSERGVYKSVDGGATWKRVLFVDERTGASELAMDPNNPRILYAAMWEHGRKPWQVISGGPGSALYKSTDMGETWTKMTTGLPKKMGKMAVAVSRSNSERVYALIESDSNEDERGLYVSTNAGDKWTKVTDEPRLVQRAWYYIELFVDPQNEQTVYVLSAPALRSDDGGRTWSEVRGVHGDYHDMWINPANSSNFILADDGGAVVTFDKGQSWSTQANMPTAQLYRISVDNAFPYRIYAGQQDNSSVMIASRELGSGSITPASWTRSAGGESAFLAFDPDNPRFVLGGSYQGTIEVVDTEAKASTSIMGAPIQYLGMDAKDMKYRFNWNAPIIWSRHEPTTYYHGAQMLLKTQDMGRTWREVSPDLTRNEKDKQGRPGVPFTNEAVGAENYGTLSYVMESPHERGVIWTGSDDGLVHVTRDNGATWKNVTPRGLPETLINAIEVSPHDRGTAYIATTRYKFHDHAPGLYKTTDYGATWTKIDKGIPAEAFTRVVREDDVRRDLLYAGTERGLFLSWDGGKNWIPFQLNLPRTPITDLRVHQGNLIAATSGRSFWILDDLTLLRQHKPDLPALHLYQPADAYLVNGGSALNAPAADFTGADTFAGVNPANGVVLYYQLPELPDSNHITLEIRDATGRVIRTISSRKDSSARSWAGGPPAPSTLPKAKGLNRFVWDMRHETLPGVPGVYIEASYRGHKAVPGRYRFTLKHGDKTVEKDGTILPNPLYAVEAATYAEYDAFMTRAEAELAVMHSTVNRLQDVRTQLKTMLAALPAEERYTGVRRSADSLAARLAAWDSAMVSRRTRAYDDVENYAQQFTANWMFMVNATESDLPRVNQSSRDRLTELQTTWQSLKARSDALVGRDIPALNRQLWDLGIGAIRLAQPLRIVP; from the coding sequence ATGATCCGTCGCCGACTTCGCCACCTGCTGCCGTTGTCCCTCCTCCTGCTCGCGGCGCAGGATGCTCCCGCCCAACTGGCCCCCTCCGCGCTGGACAGTGCCTATCAGCCCCTCAAGTGGCGCTCCATCGGACCCTTCCGCGGCGGCCGCTCGGTCGCCGCGTCCGGCGTGGTGGGCAACGACAAGGTCTACTACATGGGCACCACCGGTGGCGGCCTGTGGAAGACCGAGAACATGGGGATCAGTTGGCGCAACATCTCCGATGGCTTCTTCACCACCGCCACCATCGGCGCCATTGCCGTAGCCGAGAGTGATGTCAATGTGGTATACGTGGGCAGCGGCGAACACGCCGTGCGCGGGGTGATGACACACTCGGGCGACGGCATGTATCGCTCCACCGACGCCGGCAAGACCTGGAAGAAGATCGGTCTCGATTCCACGCGACACATTGCACGCATTGTGGTGCATCCGAAGAACCCCGATGTGCTGCTGGTGGCGGCGCAGGGCGCGCTGTATGCCCCCAACAGCGAGCGCGGCGTGTACAAGTCGGTCGACGGCGGCGCGACCTGGAAGCGGGTGCTGTTCGTGGACGAGCGCACTGGCGCGTCCGAGCTGGCCATGGACCCCAACAACCCGCGCATTCTCTACGCTGCCATGTGGGAGCATGGCCGGAAGCCGTGGCAAGTCATCAGCGGTGGCCCGGGCAGCGCGCTCTACAAATCCACCGACATGGGCGAAACCTGGACGAAGATGACTACGGGTCTGCCCAAGAAGATGGGCAAGATGGCCGTGGCCGTCAGTCGGTCCAACAGTGAGCGCGTGTACGCGCTCATCGAGAGTGACTCGAACGAAGACGAACGTGGTCTCTATGTTTCCACGAATGCCGGGGACAAGTGGACCAAGGTCACCGATGAGCCGCGTCTGGTGCAGCGCGCCTGGTACTACATCGAACTCTTTGTCGATCCGCAGAACGAGCAGACGGTCTACGTACTGAGTGCGCCCGCCCTGCGCTCGGATGACGGGGGCCGAACCTGGAGTGAAGTGCGCGGTGTGCATGGCGACTACCACGACATGTGGATCAACCCCGCCAACTCCAGCAACTTCATTCTGGCCGACGATGGCGGCGCGGTTGTGACCTTCGACAAGGGTCAGAGCTGGAGCACGCAGGCCAACATGCCCACCGCGCAGCTCTATCGCATCAGTGTGGACAATGCGTTTCCGTATCGCATCTACGCCGGCCAGCAGGACAACAGCTCGGTCATGATTGCCAGCCGCGAGCTGGGCAGCGGCAGCATCACACCGGCCAGTTGGACGCGTTCGGCGGGCGGTGAAAGTGCCTTCCTGGCATTCGACCCCGACAACCCACGCTTCGTGTTGGGCGGCAGCTATCAGGGCACCATTGAGGTGGTGGACACGGAAGCGAAAGCATCCACCAGCATCATGGGCGCGCCCATCCAGTACCTGGGCATGGACGCCAAGGACATGAAGTACCGCTTCAACTGGAACGCGCCCATCATCTGGAGCCGGCACGAGCCCACCACCTACTATCACGGGGCGCAGATGCTGCTCAAGACCCAGGACATGGGTCGCACCTGGCGCGAAGTCTCGCCCGACCTCACCCGCAACGAGAAAGACAAGCAGGGTCGGCCCGGCGTGCCCTTCACCAACGAGGCAGTCGGTGCAGAAAACTATGGCACCCTGTCGTATGTCATGGAGTCGCCGCACGAGCGCGGGGTGATCTGGACGGGCAGCGACGACGGACTCGTACACGTCACACGTGACAACGGCGCGACGTGGAAGAACGTCACGCCACGCGGGCTGCCCGAAACGCTCATCAACGCCATTGAGGTCTCCCCGCACGACCGCGGCACGGCCTACATCGCCACCACCCGCTACAAGTTCCACGATCACGCGCCGGGTCTCTACAAGACCACCGATTATGGCGCGACATGGACAAAGATCGACAAGGGTATTCCCGCCGAGGCTTTCACGCGGGTGGTGCGCGAAGACGACGTGCGGCGTGACCTGCTGTACGCCGGAACCGAACGAGGACTGTTCCTCTCGTGGGATGGCGGCAAGAACTGGATTCCGTTCCAGCTCAATCTGCCACGCACCCCCATTACCGACCTGCGCGTGCATCAGGGCAACCTCATCGCCGCCACGTCGGGACGCAGCTTCTGGATTCTCGACGACCTCACGCTGCTGCGGCAGCACAAGCCCGACCTGCCCGCCCTGCATCTCTACCAGCCGGCCGACGCCTACCTGGTGAACGGCGGCAGCGCCCTCAATGCACCGGCCGCGGACTTCACCGGTGCCGACACCTTTGCCGGTGTCAATCCGGCCAATGGCGTGGTGCTGTACTACCAGTTGCCGGAGCTCCCCGACAGCAATCACATCACACTTGAAATCCGCGATGCGACCGGGCGTGTGATTCGTACGATCAGCTCCCGCAAGGACAGCAGCGCCAGGAGCTGGGCCGGCGGTCCGCCGGCACCGTCCACGCTGCCCAAAGCCAAGGGGCTCAACCGTTTCGTGTGGGATATGCGACACGAAACACTGCCCGGCGTACCGGGCGTGTACATCGAGGCCAGCTACCGTGGCCACAAGGCCGTGCCGGGGCGTTATCGCTTTACGCTCAAGCACGGTGACAAGACCGTTGAGAAGGACGGCACCATCCTCCCGAATCCGCTGTACGCCGTGGAAGCGGCAACTTATGCGGAATACGACGCGTTCATGACGCGAGCCGAAGCGGAACTCGCGGTCATGCACAGCACCGTGAACCGGCTGCAGGATGTGCGCACACAGCTCAAGACCATGCTGGCGGCCCTGCCCGCCGAAGAGCGCTACACCGGTGTCAGGCGCAGCGCCGACAGTCTCGCCGCGCGCCTCGCCGCCTGGGACTCGGCCATGGTCAGCCGCCGCACCCGCGCCTATGACGACGTGGAGAACTACGCACAGCAGTTCACCGCCAACTGGATGTTCATGGTCAATGCCACCGAGAGCGACTTGCCGCGCGTCAACCAATCCTCACGTGATCGGCTGACCGAACTGCAGACCACGTGGCAATCACTCAAGGCTCGATCGGATGCCTTGGTTGGCCGCGACATCCCGGCACTCAACCGCCAGCTCTGGGACCTGGGCATTGGCGCCATCCGGTTGGCACAACCGCTCAGGATTGTGCCGTGA
- a CDS encoding serine hydrolase domain-containing protein, which produces MASRTPNRPPIGRNNTPRLSPAAYLNSKLDDIRTTHGVPALAAVLVRDGGDTVIGLAVGQRRSDLAATLSANVVQQSDRFCIGSVSKPFTGYLMARLVQQRSDFAWTTRIRDVFPEMTSEAFRTRYRIRESYLDKTLEQLMSHSADLPYAPVNGFEMTVNRTALSDAFRTEYATADSLAVRRYNYVVTSLQDEPVPSPGSSIVYGGGCIIAAAMAERLTGKSYEQLMQDEVFTPLGMSRSGVGRLATNSTPDGVWEHNSNPSTGVITPDAAAIELVENFHSHGPAGAVHTTHADMARFITANLSESGKPKSVVNDATLRQSHERPDAGESTFTRAGWERTGSGTSFCVKHNGDNCRSRAELRVFPGQNHGYAAMTNVSNGCADGTHIGAQAVADTLSLLKQMHDDWNTLF; this is translated from the coding sequence ATGGCTTCCCGCACCCCCAATCGCCCGCCCATCGGCCGCAACAATACCCCGCGTCTTTCGCCGGCCGCCTATCTCAACAGCAAACTCGACGACATTCGCACAACGCACGGCGTCCCCGCACTCGCCGCGGTGCTCGTGCGCGATGGCGGTGACACCGTCATCGGCCTGGCCGTCGGCCAGCGAAGGTCGGACCTGGCTGCCACGCTGAGCGCCAATGTCGTTCAGCAGTCGGACCGCTTCTGCATCGGATCGGTCTCGAAGCCCTTCACGGGCTATCTCATGGCGCGTCTGGTTCAGCAACGGTCCGACTTCGCCTGGACCACGCGCATTCGCGACGTCTTTCCGGAAATGACATCGGAGGCTTTCCGGACACGCTACCGAATCAGGGAATCGTATCTCGACAAGACGCTCGAGCAGCTCATGTCGCACAGCGCCGACCTGCCATACGCGCCCGTCAACGGGTTCGAGATGACGGTAAACCGCACCGCACTTTCTGACGCGTTCCGCACCGAGTACGCGACGGCGGACTCGCTTGCCGTGCGCCGGTACAACTACGTGGTGACGTCGCTACAGGACGAGCCCGTGCCCTCTCCCGGCTCCAGCATCGTGTATGGAGGCGGCTGCATCATTGCCGCAGCCATGGCCGAGCGTCTCACCGGAAAGTCATACGAGCAGCTCATGCAGGATGAGGTGTTCACGCCATTGGGCATGTCACGCTCCGGCGTGGGTCGCTTGGCAACGAACAGCACACCTGACGGCGTGTGGGAACACAACAGCAATCCCAGCACCGGCGTCATCACACCGGATGCTGCGGCCATCGAGCTGGTGGAGAACTTTCACTCCCACGGTCCGGCTGGCGCGGTGCACACCACGCATGCAGATATGGCCCGGTTCATCACGGCCAACCTCAGCGAGTCGGGCAAACCCAAATCGGTGGTGAACGATGCCACGCTGCGCCAGTCGCATGAGCGACCTGATGCCGGCGAATCAACGTTTACCAGGGCAGGATGGGAACGCACGGGATCGGGAACCTCCTTCTGCGTGAAACACAACGGCGACAACTGCCGCAGTCGCGCCGAACTGCGGGTGTTTCCCGGACAGAATCACGGGTATGCCGCAATGACGAACGTGTCCAATGGCTGCGCGGATGGCACACACATCGGTGCGCAAGCCGTCGCGGACACACTGTCACTGCTCAAGCAGATGCACGACGACTGGAACACCCTGTTCTGA
- a CDS encoding DMT family transporter: MSAPSESAPHPAAGAAPATDTAPHGGAGASASASLAAALACICFGASVVATRHVVPQTTPVVLAFMRYVIGSLCMLALLRRRALAPMARHDRLQVLALGVLFFGLFPWSFSASLTYLPAATVALILATIPLVTMALSLLRGTERPSVGLVSGQLLALFGIVLAISPALFASREGAAPAADTPHSLVGYLLAFTTVCCGAVYNVWSRPLLLRYPSATITSWAMVAGALSLAPLALMQGLAANTRDITTDGWLTVLFLGTLGGAVGFGLWSYALRRSTPSRVAVFLALNPISAITLGVLLLGEPVSARLFVALAAVLAGIQLATRSTRPVPSPGRSPLRSDQ; encoded by the coding sequence ATGTCTGCGCCGAGTGAGTCTGCGCCGCACCCAGCAGCAGGTGCTGCCCCTGCCACGGACACCGCCCCTCATGGTGGTGCGGGAGCGTCGGCATCGGCGTCGCTCGCCGCAGCGTTGGCCTGCATCTGCTTTGGTGCCTCGGTAGTAGCCACGCGGCACGTCGTGCCTCAGACCACGCCCGTCGTGCTGGCCTTCATGCGCTATGTAATTGGCAGCCTCTGCATGTTGGCTCTGCTCAGGCGTCGGGCACTGGCTCCCATGGCGCGACATGACCGGCTGCAGGTGTTGGCGCTCGGAGTCCTGTTCTTCGGACTCTTTCCGTGGAGCTTCAGCGCGTCGCTGACCTACCTGCCCGCTGCCACGGTTGCGCTGATCCTCGCCACCATTCCACTGGTGACGATGGCATTGTCGCTGCTGCGTGGCACGGAGCGGCCAAGCGTCGGTCTGGTCAGCGGGCAGTTGCTGGCCCTGTTTGGCATCGTGCTGGCCATCAGTCCGGCGTTGTTCGCATCACGAGAGGGAGCTGCGCCGGCGGCGGATACCCCGCACAGCCTGGTGGGATACCTTCTCGCCTTCACCACCGTGTGCTGCGGCGCGGTATACAACGTGTGGTCGCGACCCCTGTTGCTGCGCTATCCCTCGGCCACCATTACCTCATGGGCCATGGTGGCCGGTGCGCTGTCACTGGCGCCGCTGGCGCTGATGCAGGGACTTGCCGCGAACACACGCGACATCACGACAGACGGCTGGCTCACGGTGCTGTTCCTCGGCACGCTGGGTGGGGCCGTGGGATTTGGACTCTGGAGCTATGCGCTGCGCCGCTCCACGCCATCACGCGTGGCCGTGTTTCTCGCGCTCAATCCCATTTCGGCTATCACGCTGGGCGTGTTGCTGCTGGGTGAGCCGGTATCGGCGCGCTTGTTTGTCGCGTTGGCCGCGGTGCTGGCCGGCATTCAACTTGCCACGCGCAGCACGCGTCCCGTGCCATCGCCAGGTCGTTCTCCATTGCGCAGCGACCAGTAG